The following proteins are encoded in a genomic region of Ostrea edulis chromosome 7, xbOstEdul1.1, whole genome shotgun sequence:
- the LOC125655199 gene encoding uncharacterized protein LOC125655199 isoform X1, whose amino-acid sequence MDQDDKISLQGDDRRRQTLYRSMSFDPATLQRPPSIHSIRSLKRAQSFKFQPEPAGTVTEEERYAEYFVPSNSGQGHANVQDVPEIKQTRNLSAAERKELTDEYKEADSIEESSDDISEHGGCIECVKAIPVISGEEIEEGDHIVFAGAVYDHHGIVVSKRKGGNEIEIVEATNSISGATASIFFGGKANVQRTIKTFNFITDQIRVVVYRKPRFSKQEIVCRAKKFINEADPNRKNFDYHLLGNNCEHFATFCVTGKRFSIQVRKFVMIASIFVRRGFRGISDEKLRNEKEFENNIICKKCYEVNKKLLGAKVTPILRHDDVNVGDVIRYSYWNLWHDAVVLRIVKKESKFVLCEIAHYCFRGPFSHREIIREELKIYFKGSVSVLHYEPPNYDVYDPEVVVHRAEQRMEEKCFVFFSNDSSHYARWCKLKLVRQSSMVMETAV is encoded by the coding sequence TTACAGGGAGACGACCGTAGGAGACAAACCTTGTACAGGAGCATGTCATTTGACCCTGCCACCTTACAAAGGCCTCCTTCTATTCATTCTATTCGTTCTCTGAAACGTGCGCAATCTTTCAAATTCCAACCTGAACCCGCCGGAACAGTAACTGAGGAAGAAAGATATGCAGAATATTTCGTCCCTTCTAATTCTGGTCAAGGCCATGCAAACGTTCAAGACGTACCTGAGATAAAACAGACCAGGAACCTATCTGCAGCTGAGAGGAAGGAGCTAACCGATGAATATAAAGAAGCTGATTCAATTGAAGAAAGCTCAGATGACATATCGGAACATGGAGGGTGCATAGAGTGTGTTAAGGCAATTCCAGTAATCTCGGGTGAGGAAATAGAGGAGGGCGACCACATTGTGTTTGCTGGAGCAGTATATGATCATCATGGAATTGTCGTTTCGAAAAGGAAAGGCGGTAATGAAATTGAGATAGTGGAAGCAACCAACTCCATTTCCGGAGCAACTGCAAGTATTTTTTTCGGGGGGAAAGCAAACGTTCAACGTACCATCAAGACGTTTAACTTTATAACAGATCAAATACGAGTAGTTGTGTACAGAAAACCAAGATTTTCCAAGCAAGAAATCGTATGTCGTGCAAAGAAGTTTATCAATGAAGCTGACCCAAATAGGAAGAATTTTGATTATCATTTACTAGGGAATAATTGTGAGCATTTCGCAACCTTCTGTGTCACAGGAAAAAGATTCAGTATTCAGGTCAGAAAATTTGTAATGATTGCATCAATTTTCGTTCGACGTGGATTTCGAGGAATCAGTGATGAAAAGCTTCGAAATGAGAAGGAATTCGAAAATAATATCATATGCAAGAAATGTTATGAAGTCAACAAGAAGCTCCTCGGTGCAAAAGTTACACCGATATTGCGTCATGATGACGTAAATGTAGGTGATGTCATCAGATATTCTTATTGGAATCTCTGGCACGATGCTGTAGTTCTGAGGATTGTCAAGAAAGAGAGTAAGTTTGTGCTCTGTGAAATAGCTCATTATTGTTTTCGTGGCCCCTTCTCTCATAGAGAAATTATCAGAGAggaattgaaaatttatttcaagGGCAGTGTCAGTGTTCTTCATTACGAACCCCCGAATTATGATGTTTACGACCCGGAAGTTGTAGTTCACCGGGCAGAACAACGAATGGAAGAGAAATGCTTTGTCTTCTTCTCCAATGATTCCAGTCACTACGCCCGCTGGTGCAAGTTAAAACTAGTACGGCAATCTTCAATGGTGATGGAGACTGCGGTGTAG
- the LOC125655199 gene encoding uncharacterized protein LOC125655199 isoform X2, with product MSFDPATLQRPPSIHSIRSLKRAQSFKFQPEPAGTVTEEERYAEYFVPSNSGQGHANVQDVPEIKQTRNLSAAERKELTDEYKEADSIEESSDDISEHGGCIECVKAIPVISGEEIEEGDHIVFAGAVYDHHGIVVSKRKGGNEIEIVEATNSISGATASIFFGGKANVQRTIKTFNFITDQIRVVVYRKPRFSKQEIVCRAKKFINEADPNRKNFDYHLLGNNCEHFATFCVTGKRFSIQVRKFVMIASIFVRRGFRGISDEKLRNEKEFENNIICKKCYEVNKKLLGAKVTPILRHDDVNVGDVIRYSYWNLWHDAVVLRIVKKESKFVLCEIAHYCFRGPFSHREIIREELKIYFKGSVSVLHYEPPNYDVYDPEVVVHRAEQRMEEKCFVFFSNDSSHYARWCKLKLVRQSSMVMETAV from the coding sequence ATGTCATTTGACCCTGCCACCTTACAAAGGCCTCCTTCTATTCATTCTATTCGTTCTCTGAAACGTGCGCAATCTTTCAAATTCCAACCTGAACCCGCCGGAACAGTAACTGAGGAAGAAAGATATGCAGAATATTTCGTCCCTTCTAATTCTGGTCAAGGCCATGCAAACGTTCAAGACGTACCTGAGATAAAACAGACCAGGAACCTATCTGCAGCTGAGAGGAAGGAGCTAACCGATGAATATAAAGAAGCTGATTCAATTGAAGAAAGCTCAGATGACATATCGGAACATGGAGGGTGCATAGAGTGTGTTAAGGCAATTCCAGTAATCTCGGGTGAGGAAATAGAGGAGGGCGACCACATTGTGTTTGCTGGAGCAGTATATGATCATCATGGAATTGTCGTTTCGAAAAGGAAAGGCGGTAATGAAATTGAGATAGTGGAAGCAACCAACTCCATTTCCGGAGCAACTGCAAGTATTTTTTTCGGGGGGAAAGCAAACGTTCAACGTACCATCAAGACGTTTAACTTTATAACAGATCAAATACGAGTAGTTGTGTACAGAAAACCAAGATTTTCCAAGCAAGAAATCGTATGTCGTGCAAAGAAGTTTATCAATGAAGCTGACCCAAATAGGAAGAATTTTGATTATCATTTACTAGGGAATAATTGTGAGCATTTCGCAACCTTCTGTGTCACAGGAAAAAGATTCAGTATTCAGGTCAGAAAATTTGTAATGATTGCATCAATTTTCGTTCGACGTGGATTTCGAGGAATCAGTGATGAAAAGCTTCGAAATGAGAAGGAATTCGAAAATAATATCATATGCAAGAAATGTTATGAAGTCAACAAGAAGCTCCTCGGTGCAAAAGTTACACCGATATTGCGTCATGATGACGTAAATGTAGGTGATGTCATCAGATATTCTTATTGGAATCTCTGGCACGATGCTGTAGTTCTGAGGATTGTCAAGAAAGAGAGTAAGTTTGTGCTCTGTGAAATAGCTCATTATTGTTTTCGTGGCCCCTTCTCTCATAGAGAAATTATCAGAGAggaattgaaaatttatttcaagGGCAGTGTCAGTGTTCTTCATTACGAACCCCCGAATTATGATGTTTACGACCCGGAAGTTGTAGTTCACCGGGCAGAACAACGAATGGAAGAGAAATGCTTTGTCTTCTTCTCCAATGATTCCAGTCACTACGCCCGCTGGTGCAAGTTAAAACTAGTACGGCAATCTTCAATGGTGATGGAGACTGCGGTGTAG